GCGCTGCTGGAGCAGGGCATCGGCATCGTGTAGCAGCGCGGGCTCGCTCAGGCATCGTTCTCGCCCGATGCGCGCACCGCGACCGCACCGTCCTCGTCGACCTCCACGCTCAGCGTGATCGGGCGACAGCACACCTGGCAATCCTCGATGTATTGCTGGCTGGAAATCGATGCGTCGAGCAGGATCTCGATGGACTCGCCGCAGTACGGACAATCGATGGTGTGTGGCGTGAGCATGGCGCATCTCCACGGGTAGCCAGGCCAGTACAGCACGAAGCCGGGTGACGCGGTCGTCAACCGTGGCGCGGCGACCACGCCTGCGGCAGGCCGATCCAGAACAAGCCGTCGCGGGCGCAGCGCGGCGCCAGCTTCAGCAGTTCATTGTCCTTGCTGACCAGCCAGCGCGCACCGGCGGCCTGCGCCAGCTCCAGGAACATCTGGTCATCCGGGTCCGCGCAGCGCGGCAGCGACACCTCGGGCGACGCGGTGGCCTGTTCGTCCGGCAGGCAGTGCACCAGGGCATCGAACGCGGCCTCGATGCCGGGCCGTGCTTCGGCGCCGATCGGCACCTGCGGATAGTGCAGTACGCGCAGCCATTCGGCGCGGCAGTCGCTGCGCGTCACCGCCTGGATGCGGCCCTCGCGCATCGCCACGTGCAGCGCGGCGGACTGCGCATCGTGGAACAGGAAGATGTCCAGACACACGTTGGTGTCCAGCACGACGCGTGGTGGTGAAGAGGCGGCAGTCATCACGCCATGATGAGGCAAGCGGGCCACCTGATGCACGGCACGCGTTCCTGCCGGGGTCGATGCGTCCCGCGCACCTCGTGATGGTACGGACGCCGGGCGCGGCGATCACCACCGCCGCGCCCGCGTTCTTCCGACCTCCCCTGGCGCGGGGCTCAGTGCCCGTGGTCGTGGTCGTGCCACCTGCCCCAGTGCAACTTGACGCGCGTGCTGACGTAGACGTCGCCCGGGTCGGCCGGCACCTGGGTGAAGTGCTTGCGCCCGAAGTACAGGCGGGTGCCGTCGGCAGACAATGTGGCGCGGGTTTCCGCCCCATCCAGCGTGTTGACGGCAGTGTTCTCGATCGGACCTTGCACCGTCCAAGGCGAAGCGGTGTCCGGGCGCGTGGCATAC
This is a stretch of genomic DNA from Rhodanobacter sp. FDAARGOS 1247. It encodes these proteins:
- a CDS encoding CPXCG motif-containing cysteine-rich protein, translating into MLTPHTIDCPYCGESIEILLDASISSQQYIEDCQVCCRPITLSVEVDEDGAVAVRASGENDA
- a CDS encoding putative toxin-antitoxin system toxin component, PIN family, producing MTAASSPPRVVLDTNVCLDIFLFHDAQSAALHVAMREGRIQAVTRSDCRAEWLRVLHYPQVPIGAEARPGIEAAFDALVHCLPDEQATASPEVSLPRCADPDDQMFLELAQAAGARWLVSKDNELLKLAPRCARDGLFWIGLPQAWSPRHG